A stretch of Sinorhizobium meliloti DNA encodes these proteins:
- a CDS encoding entericidin A/B family lipoprotein: MTTKSIATIGAVLIALAALSSCANTIRGAGQDTANAVNATQGAGQRVAKAAN, from the coding sequence ATGACGACAAAATCCATCGCGACCATCGGAGCCGTTCTGATAGCGCTGGCAGCCCTGAGTTCCTGCGCAAATACGATCCGCGGCGCAGGACAGGATACTGCAAACGCAGTCAACGCGACACAGGGAGCCGGCCAACGGGTCGCCAAGGCCGCCAACTGA
- a CDS encoding corrinoid protein, producing MADDEIILEDLSDEELVQQMHDDLYDGLKEEIEEGTRILLKRGWTPYDVLTQALVEGMRIVGIDFRDGILFVPEVLLSANAMKAGMFILRPLLVETGAPKLGKMVIGTVKGDIHDIGKNLVGMMMEGAGFDVVDLGINNPVENYLEALEREKPDILGMSALLTTTMPYMKVVIDTMKEKGLRDEYVVLVGGAPLNEEFGKAVGADAYCRDAAVAVETAKDYMKRKHNQLAAG from the coding sequence ATGGCAGACGATGAAATCATTCTCGAGGACCTTTCCGACGAGGAACTCGTGCAGCAGATGCATGACGACCTCTATGACGGTCTCAAGGAGGAAATCGAGGAAGGGACGCGCATCCTCCTCAAGCGTGGCTGGACGCCTTACGACGTCCTGACCCAGGCCCTGGTCGAAGGCATGCGCATCGTCGGCATCGATTTCCGCGACGGCATTCTCTTCGTCCCGGAAGTGCTGCTTTCGGCCAATGCGATGAAGGCCGGCATGTTCATCCTGCGCCCGTTGCTCGTCGAAACCGGTGCCCCGAAGCTCGGTAAGATGGTGATCGGCACGGTCAAGGGCGACATCCACGACATCGGCAAGAACCTCGTCGGCATGATGATGGAAGGCGCCGGCTTCGACGTCGTCGACCTCGGCATCAACAATCCGGTCGAGAACTACCTCGAAGCGCTCGAGCGTGAGAAGCCGGACATCCTCGGCATGTCTGCCCTGCTCACGACGACCATGCCCTATATGAAGGTCGTCATCGATACGATGAAGGAAAAGGGATTGCGCGACGAATACGTCGTCCTCGTCGGCGGTGCACCGCTCAACGAGGAATTCGGCAAGGCCGTCGGGGCCGACGCCTATTGCCGCGATGCCGCCGTCGCCGTCGAGACCGCCAAGGACTACATGAAGCGCAAGCACAATCAGCTCGCAGCCGGCTGA
- a CDS encoding tautomerase family protein — protein sequence MPIINISVTGQPEPELSAKVAAKVSDLTQSHLRKDPSVTAVVVSYVDPRHWFAGGKSLASQQASSFWLDIKVVDGTNTKQELGAYIEAIFASFEDILGTVHPESYVLVHEVPAAAYGYGGKTQEFRYISGRLAVT from the coding sequence ATGCCCATCATCAACATCAGCGTTACCGGACAGCCGGAGCCGGAGCTTTCGGCGAAAGTAGCGGCAAAGGTAAGCGACCTCACTCAGTCGCATCTTCGCAAGGACCCCTCGGTGACGGCGGTCGTCGTCAGCTATGTCGATCCGCGGCATTGGTTCGCGGGCGGAAAATCGCTCGCATCGCAGCAGGCCAGCAGTTTCTGGCTCGACATCAAGGTTGTCGACGGCACCAATACCAAACAGGAACTTGGCGCCTATATCGAAGCGATCTTTGCGTCCTTCGAGGATATTCTCGGGACTGTCCATCCCGAAAGCTACGTGCTCGTGCATGAGGTACCGGCGGCAGCCTATGGCTATGGAGGCAAGACGCAGGAGTTCAGATACATCAGCGGAAGGCTGGCGGTCACTTAA
- a CDS encoding trimethylamine methyltransferase family protein — protein MSDVTEQGAAEGGGRRARGEGRGAAARRASRTGGGPGPSLPYIQRRIREYEVLDEEGLQLIERNADVVLEEIGIEFRDDAEALDLWKAAGADVRGQRVHFPKGLCRELLKTAPKDFTWHARNPERNAQIGGKATVFAPVYGPPFVRDLDGNRRYATIEDFRNFVKLAYMAPSMHSSGGTVCEPVDIAVNKRHLDMVYSHIRYSDKPFMGSVTAPERAEDTVAMAKILFGDDFVENNAVTLNLINANSPLVFDETMLGAAKVYARHNQACVVSPFILSGAMSPVTVAGTLTQILAEVLAGAAFTQLIRKGAPVLFGTFAASISMQSGAPTFGTPEPSLVSYGAAQLARRLGLPFRTGGSLCGSKVPDAQAAHESANTLNMTLLAGTNFVLHAAGWLEGGLVSSYEKFMIDQDQLGMMQKMAEGVDLSEDAQALDAIREVGPGSHYLGCAHTQANFQSAFYRSPLADNNSFEQWEIEGEKRIEQRANALARSWLEHYEAPYLDPAIDEALKEFIAKRKDSMPDAFT, from the coding sequence ATGAGCGACGTTACAGAACAAGGTGCGGCCGAAGGCGGCGGACGCCGCGCGCGTGGTGAGGGGCGGGGAGCGGCAGCGCGTCGCGCTTCCCGCACCGGCGGTGGCCCGGGACCGTCTCTGCCCTATATCCAACGCAGGATTCGCGAATACGAAGTTCTTGACGAGGAAGGGCTGCAGCTCATCGAACGCAACGCCGACGTCGTTCTCGAAGAGATCGGCATCGAGTTTCGCGACGATGCCGAAGCGCTCGATCTGTGGAAGGCCGCTGGTGCCGACGTGCGCGGTCAACGCGTGCATTTCCCCAAGGGACTTTGCCGCGAGCTCTTGAAGACGGCGCCGAAGGACTTTACCTGGCACGCGCGCAACCCGGAGCGCAACGCTCAGATCGGCGGCAAGGCGACCGTCTTCGCGCCGGTTTACGGCCCGCCCTTCGTGCGCGATCTCGACGGCAACCGCCGCTATGCGACGATCGAGGATTTCCGCAACTTCGTGAAGCTCGCCTATATGGCGCCGTCGATGCACTCATCGGGCGGCACGGTTTGCGAGCCGGTCGATATCGCCGTCAACAAGCGCCACCTCGATATGGTTTATAGCCATATCCGTTATTCCGACAAACCCTTCATGGGGTCGGTCACCGCGCCCGAGCGCGCCGAAGACACGGTCGCAATGGCGAAGATCCTTTTCGGCGACGATTTCGTCGAGAACAATGCGGTGACGTTGAACCTCATCAACGCCAACTCGCCGCTGGTCTTCGACGAGACGATGCTCGGTGCCGCGAAGGTCTACGCCCGCCATAACCAGGCTTGCGTCGTTTCGCCCTTCATCCTGTCGGGCGCGATGAGCCCAGTCACGGTCGCCGGCACACTGACGCAGATCCTCGCCGAAGTGCTGGCAGGCGCGGCCTTTACCCAGCTCATCCGCAAGGGCGCGCCGGTGCTGTTCGGCACCTTCGCCGCGTCGATTTCGATGCAGTCGGGCGCGCCGACCTTCGGCACGCCGGAGCCGTCGCTCGTCTCCTACGGCGCTGCTCAGCTTGCTCGCCGCCTCGGCCTGCCGTTCCGTACCGGCGGTTCGCTCTGCGGCTCGAAGGTTCCGGATGCGCAGGCCGCGCATGAATCGGCAAATACGCTGAACATGACGCTGCTTGCCGGCACCAATTTCGTGCTGCATGCGGCCGGCTGGCTCGAGGGCGGTCTCGTCTCATCCTACGAGAAGTTCATGATCGACCAGGATCAGCTCGGCATGATGCAGAAGATGGCCGAGGGCGTGGACCTTTCCGAAGACGCGCAGGCGCTCGACGCCATCCGCGAAGTCGGCCCGGGCAGCCACTATCTCGGCTGTGCACATACGCAGGCGAACTTCCAGAGCGCCTTCTATCGCTCGCCGCTCGCCGACAACAACTCCTTCGAGCAGTGGGAGATCGAGGGCGAAAAGCGGATCGAACAGCGCGCCAACGCGCTCGCCCGCTCGTGGCTCGAACATTATGAGGCGCCCTATCTCGATCCGGCGATCGACGAGGCGCTGAAGGAATTCATCGCGAAGCGCAAGGACTCGATGCCCGACGCCTTCACCTGA
- the bmt gene encoding betaine--homocysteine S-methyltransferase, with product MSVAAHALSDLLAQKGVLLADGATGTSLFAMGLEAGEAPEIWNETKPDNITKLHQDFVDAGADIILTNSFGGTRHRLKLHQAEDRVHQLNKRAAEIARAVADKAPRKVITAGSVGPTGELLIPLGALSYEDAVAAFVEQIEGLKAGGAEVAWIETMSSPDEIRAAAEAAAKVGLPYVYTGSFDTAGKTMMGLHPKDIHGVAADIGEGPVAVGANCGVGASDILSSLLDMTAASPEATIVVKGNCGIPEFRGSEIHYSGTPPLMAEYARLAVDAGAKIIGGCCGTSCNHLAAMRLAIDNHTRGERPTLETIVEKIGPLRNKSANEGPAAPARERRRRA from the coding sequence ATGTCCGTTGCAGCCCATGCCCTTTCCGATCTCCTCGCCCAGAAGGGCGTCCTGCTTGCCGATGGAGCCACAGGCACGTCGCTCTTCGCCATGGGGCTTGAAGCGGGCGAGGCGCCGGAGATCTGGAACGAGACCAAGCCGGACAACATCACCAAGCTGCATCAGGACTTCGTGGATGCCGGTGCCGACATCATTCTCACCAATTCCTTTGGCGGCACACGCCACCGGCTGAAGCTTCACCAGGCCGAAGACCGGGTCCACCAGCTCAACAAGCGGGCGGCAGAAATCGCGCGCGCCGTCGCCGACAAGGCTCCGCGAAAAGTCATTACGGCCGGGTCCGTCGGCCCAACGGGCGAACTGCTGATACCGCTCGGCGCCCTCTCCTATGAGGACGCGGTCGCGGCCTTTGTCGAACAGATCGAGGGCCTGAAAGCCGGCGGCGCGGAGGTCGCCTGGATCGAGACCATGTCCTCTCCGGACGAAATTCGTGCGGCCGCCGAAGCCGCGGCGAAGGTCGGCCTCCCTTATGTCTACACCGGCTCCTTCGACACCGCCGGCAAGACGATGATGGGCCTGCACCCGAAAGACATTCACGGCGTCGCCGCTGATATCGGCGAAGGTCCGGTTGCCGTCGGCGCGAATTGCGGCGTCGGGGCGTCGGACATTCTTTCCTCGCTGCTCGACATGACGGCTGCAAGCCCAGAGGCTACGATCGTCGTCAAGGGCAATTGCGGCATTCCCGAATTCCGCGGCTCGGAGATCCATTATTCCGGGACTCCGCCGCTGATGGCGGAATATGCCCGGCTGGCCGTCGATGCCGGTGCCAAGATCATCGGCGGCTGTTGCGGCACCTCCTGCAACCATCTGGCCGCAATGCGGCTTGCGATCGACAATCACACCAGGGGCGAGCGCCCCACGCTCGAAACGATCGTCGAGAAGATCGGACCGTTGCGCAACAAATCGGCAAATGAAGGCCCCGCCGCCCCGGCCCGAGAGCGCCGTCGGCGCGCGTAA
- a CDS encoding entericidin, with amino-acid sequence MSKTVFAVLILIFASSCANTARGFREDGTQTGHAVDRATHRVLSAGAQ; translated from the coding sequence ATGTCGAAGACCGTATTTGCAGTTCTAATCCTGATCTTCGCTTCGTCCTGCGCCAACACGGCACGGGGATTCAGGGAAGACGGAACGCAAACTGGCCATGCCGTCGACCGGGCGACCCATCGGGTCTTGAGCGCGGGGGCGCAGTAG
- a CDS encoding type II toxin-antitoxin system ParD family antitoxin — translation MATRNVVLTDAQSALLERLVASGRYQNASEVLRAGLRLLEREEAELDDLRARLSTGLDEARRGDLAEGTGEEAIRRAFAAAHAAS, via the coding sequence ATGGCTACTCGAAACGTCGTTCTGACTGACGCACAATCAGCGCTGCTTGAACGGTTGGTCGCCTCCGGGCGCTATCAAAATGCCTCGGAGGTCTTGCGTGCCGGGTTGCGGCTGCTCGAACGGGAAGAGGCCGAGCTGGACGATTTGCGGGCAAGGCTGAGCACGGGACTCGATGAGGCCCGTCGCGGCGATCTAGCCGAAGGTACGGGCGAAGAGGCGATCCGCCGTGCTTTCGCGGCAGCGCATGCAGCCTCCTGA
- a CDS encoding type II toxin-antitoxin system RelE/ParE family toxin, whose amino-acid sequence MIARCAGIAAGTVPSQDCRRIISSELPEDLRFARCGQHFIVFVDNAEQVIIVDFLHARTNLPRRLAALAASKPVESH is encoded by the coding sequence TTGATCGCTCGCTGCGCCGGGATCGCGGCGGGAACGGTGCCGTCGCAGGATTGCCGCCGCATCATCAGTTCAGAACTGCCCGAAGATTTGCGGTTTGCCCGCTGCGGCCAGCACTTCATCGTGTTTGTCGACAATGCCGAGCAGGTAATCATCGTCGATTTCCTGCACGCCCGCACGAACCTGCCTCGGCGGCTGGCCGCCCTGGCGGCATCCAAACCAGTCGAGAGTCATTGA
- a CDS encoding 4Fe-4S dicluster domain-containing protein, with protein sequence MTAPYASESDVLETIRAALAPHGLFLRGTINFAPGEAGPTLEGGKPAACVVLIGNVGGSVWEPFRRWREGEPDGGGAEPLDNWSKQVIRPAAAAAGASAYFPSDPPWQPFQQWAMRAEGLKPSPLGILIHPLYGLWHGYRGALAFDRAMPVTGEPAGGHPCETCVGRPCLSTCPADALAGATFDIGRCRAHLRTGEGVAGCLAHGCLSRDACPVGRDYRYPVGQLRFHMAAIEF encoded by the coding sequence ATGACGGCTCCTTACGCATCGGAAAGCGATGTGCTTGAAACCATCCGTGCGGCGCTTGCGCCGCACGGTCTTTTTTTGCGCGGAACCATCAATTTCGCGCCGGGCGAGGCGGGACCAACGCTCGAAGGCGGCAAGCCCGCAGCGTGCGTGGTGCTGATCGGCAATGTCGGCGGCTCGGTCTGGGAGCCTTTCCGCCGGTGGCGCGAAGGCGAACCCGACGGCGGCGGTGCGGAGCCGCTCGACAACTGGTCGAAACAGGTCATCCGCCCGGCGGCTGCGGCAGCAGGCGCCTCGGCGTATTTTCCGTCCGATCCCCCTTGGCAGCCCTTCCAGCAATGGGCAATGCGTGCCGAAGGGCTGAAGCCGTCGCCGCTCGGCATCCTCATTCATCCGCTCTACGGTCTATGGCACGGCTATCGCGGCGCGCTTGCGTTCGATCGAGCCATGCCGGTGACGGGCGAGCCGGCGGGTGGCCACCCCTGCGAAACCTGTGTTGGAAGGCCCTGCCTTTCCACCTGCCCGGCGGATGCTTTGGCAGGCGCTACATTCGATATCGGGCGCTGCCGCGCGCATCTGAGAACCGGGGAAGGGGTGGCCGGCTGCCTTGCTCACGGCTGCCTGTCGCGCGATGCCTGTCCGGTTGGGCGCGACTATCGCTATCCGGTGGGGCAGTTGCGTTTCCATATGGCGGCGATCGAGTTTTAA
- a CDS encoding phosphodiester glycosidase family protein, with protein sequence MPLFTRAFIAGAALLSAGLATPAFGACRDVRHLGETYLACSFDPATSDIRLYNKDQAGVPFRSFRALSLELRRREQYLVFAMNGGMYHEDLAPVGLHVEEGAEQAPLNTNPGWGNFHMLPNGVFYVGDGKAGVMAAEAYRLAGIEPRFATQSGPMLVIDGALHPRFLPDSDSLKTRNGVGVTPNGQVVFAVSKRPVRFHDFATLFRDALDCPNALFLDGTISSLYAPEINRHDRLFPLGPIIAVVAKFPR encoded by the coding sequence ATGCCGCTGTTTACAAGAGCCTTCATCGCCGGCGCCGCCCTTCTATCCGCCGGTCTCGCTACACCCGCGTTCGGTGCCTGCCGCGATGTTCGCCACCTCGGCGAAACCTACCTCGCCTGCAGCTTCGACCCGGCGACGAGCGACATACGACTCTACAACAAGGACCAGGCGGGCGTGCCGTTCAGGTCCTTCAGAGCGCTGTCGCTCGAACTTCGTCGTCGCGAACAGTATCTCGTCTTCGCAATGAACGGCGGCATGTACCACGAGGACCTCGCTCCGGTCGGGCTGCATGTGGAGGAGGGCGCGGAGCAGGCGCCGCTCAATACAAATCCGGGTTGGGGCAACTTTCACATGCTGCCGAACGGCGTCTTTTATGTCGGCGACGGCAAGGCCGGGGTCATGGCTGCGGAGGCCTATCGCCTTGCCGGCATCGAGCCGCGTTTCGCGACGCAATCCGGTCCGATGCTCGTCATCGACGGTGCGCTGCATCCCCGTTTCCTGCCGGATAGCGACAGCCTCAAGACCCGCAACGGCGTCGGGGTGACGCCCAATGGCCAGGTGGTCTTCGCCGTGTCGAAACGGCCGGTGCGCTTTCACGATTTCGCGACCTTGTTTCGCGACGCGCTGGATTGCCCCAATGCGCTCTTTCTGGATGGCACGATCTCGAGCCTTTATGCGCCGGAGATCAATCGGCACGACCGGCTGTTTCCGCTCGGCCCGATCATCGCTGTCGTCGCGAAGTTTCCGCGCTGA
- a CDS encoding formyl transferase: MCNVKSEKGALSSAEHKGRIVVVTAGGDNANIMINALAARFTNVAILQEEPESKALFVMRRARKLGWVMALGQLATMFVSRIGKRFTRRRAAEILRENDASAAPNRTVPVHRVDSINDADGHAMLQLLKPAVLFLISCRMLKPETLAAVNCPILNFHAGINPQYRGLMGGYWALANNDPENFGATVHLVDEGVDTGGILYQSRQTPRRADTIHTYPLLQTAASTDIAIRAVEDALAGKLRPIAIAAPSRQWYHPPVWTWFWNGLRHGRW, from the coding sequence ATGTGTAACGTGAAATCTGAAAAAGGGGCGCTGTCGAGCGCCGAGCACAAGGGACGCATCGTCGTGGTGACCGCCGGAGGCGACAATGCGAACATCATGATCAACGCATTGGCTGCGCGCTTCACGAATGTTGCAATTTTGCAGGAGGAGCCGGAATCAAAGGCGCTCTTCGTCATGCGGCGTGCGCGCAAACTCGGATGGGTAATGGCACTCGGGCAACTTGCGACGATGTTCGTCTCCCGCATCGGCAAGCGCTTCACCCGGCGTCGGGCAGCCGAGATTCTTCGCGAGAATGATGCGTCCGCCGCGCCCAACCGGACGGTGCCCGTCCACCGCGTTGACTCGATCAACGACGCGGACGGCCATGCAATGCTTCAGCTACTGAAACCCGCCGTCCTCTTCCTAATCAGTTGCCGCATGTTGAAGCCGGAAACGCTTGCTGCCGTCAATTGTCCGATTCTGAATTTCCATGCCGGCATCAACCCGCAATATCGCGGCTTGATGGGAGGCTACTGGGCGCTGGCCAACAACGATCCCGAGAATTTCGGCGCGACCGTCCATCTCGTCGACGAAGGCGTCGACACCGGCGGCATCCTCTATCAATCGCGGCAGACGCCGCGCCGCGCCGACACGATCCACACCTACCCCCTTCTCCAGACGGCCGCCTCAACCGACATCGCCATCCGTGCGGTCGAGGACGCCCTTGCCGGGAAACTGCGCCCGATCGCCATCGCGGCCCCGTCGCGGCAGTGGTACCATCCCCCGGTCTGGACTTGGTTCTGGAATGGCCTGCGGCACGGCAGGTGGTAG
- a CDS encoding aminotransferase class I/II-fold pyridoxal phosphate-dependent enzyme, translated as MTTLPAFRLETHFSRWEFTARHHMTASDSETMSMAELLSLADEADRDAWERLTLGYTETHGAPALRKAIAATYEGLEPEDILCFAGAEEGLYCAMLALLGPEDHAIVTVPNYQSMETLPVTIAASVSGVALRPENNWQLDIADVQSALQPNTKLIAVNFPNNPTGAVAEPSVFRALAALCAERGIHLFSDEVYRGLERDEEKRLPQAAELFDRGISLNVMSKAYGLPGLRIGWIACRDHALLQRMEGMKHYLSICNSRPSEVLATIALKSRHRILERNRALCTRNLEKLGAFFAEFADLYEWQAPDGGCVGFARYHGPGSVEEHCRRLVEESGVLLLPSSLFVSDLLPVAQDRFRVGFGRRNIEEGLEAWRNHLRRARVR; from the coding sequence ATGACGACCTTGCCGGCCTTCCGCCTCGAGACGCATTTCTCGCGCTGGGAGTTCACGGCGCGCCACCACATGACCGCGAGCGACAGCGAAACCATGTCGATGGCCGAACTTCTTTCGCTTGCCGACGAGGCCGATCGCGACGCGTGGGAGCGGCTGACGCTCGGCTATACGGAGACCCATGGCGCTCCGGCGCTCCGCAAGGCGATCGCCGCGACCTACGAAGGGCTTGAGCCGGAAGATATCCTCTGCTTCGCCGGTGCCGAGGAGGGGCTCTACTGCGCCATGCTGGCTCTGCTCGGTCCCGAGGACCATGCCATCGTCACCGTGCCGAATTACCAGTCGATGGAAACCCTTCCGGTCACGATCGCCGCCTCGGTAAGCGGTGTTGCACTCCGTCCCGAGAACAATTGGCAGCTCGATATCGCCGATGTCCAGTCGGCGCTGCAGCCGAATACGAAGCTGATCGCGGTCAATTTCCCCAATAACCCGACGGGCGCTGTCGCCGAGCCGTCGGTCTTTCGCGCGCTCGCGGCACTCTGCGCCGAGCGCGGCATTCATCTTTTCAGCGATGAGGTCTATCGAGGGCTGGAGCGCGACGAGGAGAAGCGCCTGCCGCAGGCGGCCGAACTCTTCGACCGCGGTATTTCGCTCAACGTCATGTCCAAGGCCTATGGCCTTCCGGGGCTTCGGATCGGCTGGATCGCCTGCCGCGATCACGCGCTTCTCCAGCGCATGGAAGGCATGAAACACTACCTTTCCATATGCAATTCCCGGCCATCGGAGGTGCTGGCGACGATCGCGCTGAAATCCCGCCATCGGATACTCGAACGCAATCGCGCACTCTGCACGCGAAATCTCGAAAAACTCGGCGCCTTCTTCGCCGAGTTTGCCGATCTCTACGAGTGGCAGGCGCCGGACGGCGGCTGCGTCGGCTTCGCCCGCTATCACGGGCCGGGCAGTGTGGAGGAACATTGCCGGCGCCTTGTCGAGGAATCAGGCGTGCTGTTGCTTCCTTCAAGCCTTTTTGTCTCCGATCTGCTGCCGGTCGCGCAGGATCGCTTCCGCGTCGGATTCGGCCGTAGGAACATCGAAGAAGGGCTCGAAGCCTGGCGCAATCATCTGCGACGGGCGCGCGTGAGGTGA
- a CDS encoding DUF1638 domain-containing protein, whose amino-acid sequence MENATSARERAQPKKVHVIGCGAIAREILAVCAANGLDHIELNCLPAIWHNTPEKITPGLREAITRARANGFERIFIAYADCGTGGLIDRLCEEEGVTRIPGPHCYSFFAGNADFAARWDDDITAFFLTDFLARQFEAFVIEPLGLDRHPELRDMYFGHYRKLVYLSQQEDAALQEKARRAAVTLGLEYEYRYTGYGDLTTSLIEV is encoded by the coding sequence ATGGAAAACGCAACGTCGGCAAGAGAACGTGCACAACCGAAGAAAGTTCATGTCATTGGTTGCGGCGCGATCGCGCGCGAAATTCTTGCCGTCTGCGCGGCCAACGGGCTTGATCACATCGAGCTCAACTGTCTGCCGGCCATCTGGCACAACACGCCGGAGAAGATCACTCCGGGCCTGCGTGAGGCTATCACCCGGGCGCGCGCCAACGGTTTCGAGCGCATCTTCATCGCCTATGCCGATTGCGGCACCGGCGGGCTTATCGACCGACTCTGCGAAGAGGAAGGGGTGACGCGCATCCCGGGTCCGCATTGCTACTCGTTCTTCGCCGGAAACGCGGACTTCGCAGCCCGCTGGGACGATGACATCACAGCTTTCTTCCTGACGGATTTCCTTGCCCGGCAGTTCGAAGCCTTCGTCATCGAGCCGCTCGGCCTCGACCGGCACCCTGAACTGCGCGACATGTATTTCGGCCACTACCGCAAGCTCGTCTATCTCTCCCAGCAGGAGGACGCCGCGTTGCAGGAAAAGGCCCGGCGCGCCGCCGTTACTCTCGGGCTCGAATATGAGTACCGTTATACCGGCTATGGCGATCTTACGACATCGCTGATCGAGGTTTGA
- a CDS encoding LysR substrate-binding domain-containing protein produces MNPIDPELLRTFLAFAEGGSLARAAMAVNRSPSAVTAQMQRLEALIGERLLAPAGRGRVLTPVGEELAAHARRILDAHRDAWLSLRGARADGRISLGSTQDFADTMLPGLLRRFARSHPRIRLDLRIGRSKELTADFDQGQIDILLAMRQAAADDELLVLGEQMLWLCSDRGLATDEEELPLAVLDPPCGFRAAAISALERTGRRFRIAATSPSLSGLRAAVLSSIAVTTRTGRFLGTGIERAPAHLGLPSLPPAEFSLRLHARADKPAADLAALLADELPR; encoded by the coding sequence ATGAATCCGATCGATCCCGAACTGCTGCGCACTTTTCTCGCATTCGCCGAAGGCGGTTCGCTTGCAAGAGCGGCAATGGCCGTCAACCGTTCGCCCTCCGCCGTGACGGCGCAAATGCAGCGGTTGGAAGCGCTGATCGGCGAGCGCCTTCTTGCGCCCGCCGGGCGCGGACGTGTGCTCACGCCCGTGGGAGAGGAACTCGCCGCGCATGCCCGGCGCATTTTGGATGCGCATCGCGACGCCTGGCTCAGCCTCAGGGGCGCGCGCGCCGATGGACGGATCTCCCTCGGCAGCACTCAGGACTTTGCCGATACGATGCTGCCCGGATTGCTGCGCCGCTTCGCGCGCTCCCATCCGCGCATTCGCCTGGATTTGAGGATCGGCAGGTCGAAAGAATTGACGGCCGACTTCGATCAGGGCCAGATCGACATTCTTCTTGCCATGCGACAGGCGGCTGCAGATGACGAATTGCTTGTGCTCGGCGAACAGATGCTTTGGCTCTGCTCCGACAGGGGCTTGGCAACGGACGAAGAGGAGCTACCCCTCGCCGTGCTCGACCCACCTTGCGGCTTCCGCGCCGCCGCCATATCGGCCCTAGAGAGAACCGGCCGCCGCTTTCGGATCGCGGCAACGAGCCCCAGCCTGTCGGGCTTACGCGCGGCTGTCTTGAGCAGCATCGCCGTTACCACCCGGACGGGACGATTTCTCGGCACTGGCATCGAGCGCGCTCCTGCCCATCTCGGCTTGCCATCCCTGCCGCCGGCGGAATTCAGCCTGCGTCTGCACGCCCGGGCGGATAAGCCCGCAGCCGACCTTGCCGCGCTGCTTGCGGACGAATTGCCGCGTTGA
- a CDS encoding helix-turn-helix transcriptional regulator yields MKTEPIIPQSLAIHAPSAAAINALLYPHAEIVLHDLASGRIAAIWNAFSGRGVGLVSLIEDGLGDIVEGASVLGPYEKTGADGRRLKSVSAVLRDGEERAVGLLCINLDVSRIDDAVRLLAAFAGTPERRPQALFSRDWREEINAALHAWLKVRGLALSALKRPDRVALVAALEEQGLFKTRNAVDHLASLIGTSRASIYNYLSAARDEGAA; encoded by the coding sequence ATGAAGACTGAACCCATCATCCCCCAGAGTCTCGCGATCCACGCGCCGTCAGCCGCGGCGATTAATGCGCTGCTCTATCCCCATGCCGAGATCGTCCTGCACGATCTTGCGAGCGGGCGGATCGCCGCGATCTGGAATGCTTTTTCCGGCCGGGGCGTGGGCTTGGTATCGCTCATCGAGGATGGCCTCGGGGACATCGTTGAGGGCGCCTCCGTGCTTGGGCCCTACGAAAAGACGGGTGCGGATGGGCGGCGGCTGAAATCCGTATCCGCGGTGCTGCGCGACGGCGAAGAACGTGCCGTCGGGTTGCTCTGCATCAATCTCGATGTTTCCCGTATCGACGACGCCGTGAGGCTGCTCGCGGCCTTTGCCGGCACGCCGGAACGACGGCCGCAGGCATTGTTTTCGCGCGACTGGCGCGAGGAGATCAATGCAGCGCTGCACGCTTGGCTAAAGGTGAGGGGCCTTGCGCTTTCCGCCTTGAAGCGCCCGGATCGCGTGGCCCTGGTTGCGGCACTCGAAGAGCAGGGGCTCTTCAAGACCCGCAACGCCGTCGACCATCTGGCAAGCCTGATCGGCACCTCGCGCGCATCCATCTACAACTATCTCTCAGCCGCGCGCGACGAAGGCGCCGCCTGA